Proteins encoded by one window of Yersinia massiliensis:
- a CDS encoding cellulose biosynthesis protein BcsO, translating to MNKYDDIKQFKDKIDMQGINYKEISEGESNNGGSAWALIKQMSSQENNSLLENGRTTQPTPQPVSASEFAEPNALNMMSETQPAKVDVLQHPRTTTQPAIMQSLFPAPHTEQATASKPVTEQPTATQPVAKVEPAPPISSSPFDKLGSDHKTEFKHIFSPKEPQLRQADFAESSRDIPLQSLLESIALCR from the coding sequence ATGAATAAATATGATGATATTAAGCAGTTTAAAGATAAAATTGACATGCAAGGCATTAACTATAAAGAAATATCTGAAGGTGAATCCAACAACGGCGGATCTGCGTGGGCGCTAATCAAGCAGATGTCTTCGCAAGAGAACAATTCACTGTTGGAGAATGGTCGGACGACGCAGCCGACACCTCAGCCTGTTTCTGCCTCTGAGTTTGCCGAACCCAATGCACTCAATATGATGAGTGAAACGCAGCCAGCTAAAGTCGATGTTTTACAACATCCCAGAACAACAACACAGCCTGCGATAATGCAATCACTTTTCCCTGCGCCCCATACTGAGCAAGCTACGGCATCCAAACCAGTTACCGAGCAACCAACAGCCACTCAGCCTGTTGCTAAAGTCGAACCCGCTCCACCTATTTCATCGTCCCCATTTGATAAGCTTGGCTCAGATCATAAGACTGAATTTAAACATATTTTTTCACCAAAAGAGCCTCAACTGCGTCAGGCTGATTTTGCCGAGTCCTCACGGGATATTCCTTTACAATCTCTGCTAGAGAGCATCGCCTTATGCCGTTAG
- the bcsQ gene encoding cellulose biosynthesis protein BcsQ, producing MPLVCICSPKGGVGKTTFAANLAHSLARSGSKVLVIDFDVQNALRLHFGVPLSDERGYVSESDHASDWSQFILKAGTNTFVLPYGDVDEDKRLAFEHELVADPHFLQRGLHSVLNYPGLVVIADFPPGPSPALKAMQGLADMHLVVMLADTASLSLLPQVEKGKLIGAPFENKEGTYFVVNQTDNRRQINHDVSQFFEQRLGDKLLGMIHRDECVPEANASQRSIIDFSPVSAAAFDIELISKKVAAILGIKIGGGEVYSTPKHDIYN from the coding sequence ATGCCGTTAGTTTGTATTTGTTCACCGAAAGGTGGTGTGGGTAAAACAACTTTTGCAGCCAATTTGGCGCATTCACTGGCACGTAGTGGTAGCAAGGTTTTAGTCATTGATTTCGATGTGCAAAACGCTCTGCGTTTACACTTCGGCGTGCCGCTATCAGACGAGCGTGGCTATGTCTCTGAATCAGATCATGCCTCTGATTGGAGCCAATTTATTCTTAAGGCTGGCACCAATACCTTCGTGCTGCCTTATGGCGATGTCGACGAAGATAAGCGACTGGCTTTTGAGCACGAACTCGTTGCTGACCCCCATTTCTTACAACGCGGATTGCACTCAGTGTTGAATTACCCCGGATTGGTGGTGATTGCTGATTTCCCGCCAGGGCCAAGTCCAGCACTCAAAGCCATGCAGGGGCTTGCCGATATGCATTTGGTGGTCATGCTGGCGGATACTGCCTCCTTATCATTATTGCCACAAGTCGAGAAAGGAAAGCTCATTGGTGCCCCATTTGAGAATAAAGAAGGCACTTATTTCGTGGTGAATCAAACTGATAATCGTCGCCAAATTAACCATGATGTTTCGCAATTCTTTGAACAGCGCTTAGGCGATAAGTTGCTCGGGATGATTCATCGGGATGAGTGCGTCCCTGAAGCCAACGCATCGCAGCGCTCTATTATTGATTTCAGTCCCGTATCCGCTGCCGCCTTTGATATTGAGCTCATCAGTAAAAAGGTTGCCGCCATTTTGGGCATTAAAATCGGTGGGGGTGAAGTTTACTCAACGCCTAAACATGACATATATAATTAG
- the bcsA gene encoding UDP-forming cellulose synthase catalytic subunit — translation MKKIQFYLLLLLLLPIIILVIVTPMDSNKQYIFGIFSIAVFFLLGFSKSRKVTIVMTVLSFLMSSRYIYWRTTETLHFGSVTETILGILLYTAELYIWVILSLSYFQTIWPLKRPIEPLPDNTDLWPTVDVYIPTYNESLDVVKDTILAAQCLDYPKEKLKIYVLDDGKRTEFAVFAADAGVGYITRNDNRHAKAGNLNHAMKITHGELICVFDCDHVTTRGFLQATVGGFLTDKRLALLQTPHYFYSPDPFERNLSTGRNVPNEGELFYGPIQQGNDNWNAAFFCGSCAVIRRSALDEIGGFAVETVTEDSHTALKLQRLGWNSAFIAIPLAAGLATERLALHIIQRTRWARGMTQIFRVDNPLLGRGLTLPQRLCYLNAMIYYQFGLPRVIFLLAPLGYLLFNQSIIASSAELIFAYVLPHLIMSLAINSRSNGRFRYSFWGEVYETVMAFHLVIPTIITMISPKRGKFNVTDKGDLLNKSFFDFNIVRPHIIAVILMFLGIAWGLVRLALPEYFGVNPNVIALNVAWASFSVILLLAAISVARESKQTRKTIRIDVQVPAIIHYSNGVSLRTHTIDLSMGGVRLAINEGNYPTEGIEEVELSLHRGVVSLPVSLINVEQDAIRLMFGEIPLNKRRELVRIVLARADAWITEPHPQDRPLHSLASIIRCAFELFYLPLKERRARKKDLVLLKKGNEA, via the coding sequence ATGAAGAAAATTCAATTTTATCTTCTGCTGTTGCTGTTATTACCCATTATTATATTGGTCATCGTGACGCCGATGGACAGTAATAAGCAGTATATTTTTGGGATATTCAGTATTGCTGTTTTCTTTCTACTTGGTTTTAGCAAAAGTAGAAAAGTCACGATTGTGATGACAGTGCTATCGTTTTTGATGTCATCTCGATATATCTATTGGCGAACCACCGAGACACTACACTTTGGCTCAGTAACCGAAACCATATTAGGTATTCTGCTGTATACGGCAGAACTCTATATCTGGGTGATCCTATCGCTAAGCTATTTCCAAACAATTTGGCCGCTGAAAAGGCCCATTGAACCACTGCCCGATAACACCGATTTATGGCCAACCGTGGATGTTTACATCCCGACTTACAATGAAAGTCTTGATGTCGTAAAAGACACGATACTTGCAGCTCAGTGTCTTGATTATCCAAAAGAAAAACTAAAAATATATGTTTTGGATGACGGCAAAAGAACAGAGTTTGCGGTATTTGCTGCGGATGCAGGGGTCGGCTATATCACGCGTAACGATAACCGCCACGCCAAAGCCGGTAACCTTAACCATGCGATGAAAATCACCCATGGTGAACTCATTTGCGTGTTTGACTGCGACCACGTGACCACACGAGGCTTTTTACAAGCCACCGTTGGCGGTTTCCTGACGGATAAACGCTTAGCGTTGCTGCAAACTCCCCATTACTTTTATTCTCCCGATCCCTTTGAGCGTAATCTTTCGACTGGTCGTAATGTTCCCAATGAAGGTGAGCTATTTTATGGCCCCATCCAGCAAGGTAACGATAACTGGAATGCCGCATTTTTCTGTGGCTCGTGTGCGGTCATTCGCCGCAGTGCCTTGGATGAAATTGGTGGTTTTGCCGTTGAAACAGTGACCGAAGATTCACATACTGCCTTGAAACTACAACGTTTAGGCTGGAACTCTGCTTTTATTGCTATTCCATTAGCGGCAGGTTTAGCGACGGAGCGTTTAGCCTTGCATATCATCCAGCGAACACGCTGGGCGCGTGGCATGACACAGATCTTCCGAGTGGATAATCCACTGCTGGGCCGTGGACTCACGCTGCCTCAAAGATTGTGTTACCTCAACGCCATGATTTACTACCAGTTTGGTTTACCGCGCGTCATATTCTTACTCGCCCCATTAGGTTACCTGCTGTTTAACCAAAGCATTATTGCCTCTTCGGCGGAATTAATTTTTGCCTATGTACTGCCTCACTTAATTATGTCTCTTGCTATCAACTCCCGCAGTAACGGACGTTTCCGCTACTCATTCTGGGGTGAAGTTTATGAGACAGTGATGGCATTCCATTTGGTGATCCCGACCATTATTACGATGATTTCGCCTAAACGTGGCAAATTTAACGTGACGGATAAAGGCGATCTGCTTAATAAGAGTTTCTTCGATTTTAATATCGTTCGCCCTCATATTATTGCCGTCATTCTGATGTTCCTGGGGATTGCATGGGGCTTAGTCAGACTGGCATTGCCAGAATATTTTGGCGTGAATCCGAACGTTATTGCGCTCAACGTCGCTTGGGCAAGTTTCAGCGTGATCCTATTACTCGCCGCGATTTCTGTTGCGCGAGAATCGAAACAGACACGTAAAACGATCCGTATTGATGTACAAGTGCCAGCCATTATTCACTATAGCAATGGCGTCTCACTGCGCACGCACACCATTGACCTGTCAATGGGCGGCGTTCGTCTCGCCATCAACGAGGGCAATTACCCCACTGAAGGAATCGAAGAGGTGGAATTGTCATTGCACCGCGGTGTGGTCAGCCTTCCTGTTAGCCTGATTAATGTGGAGCAAGATGCAATCCGGTTAATGTTTGGTGAGATCCCACTGAATAAGCGCCGTGAATTGGTACGAATTGTCCTCGCGAGGGCGGATGCATGGATTACAGAGCCGCACCCTCAAGATCGACCATTACATTCACTGGCCAGTATTATTCGCTGTGCGTTTGAACTCTTCTATCTACCGTTGAAAGAGCGTCGTGCCAGAAAGAAAGACCTTGTTCTGCTGAAAAAAGGAAATGAGGCATGA
- the bcsB gene encoding cellulose biosynthesis cyclic di-GMP-binding regulatory protein BcsB: protein MKVILSKLLPSVWFAAVMVSGSLMFMPVSGFAADTVSSAGQQMTDAVTEGDFPLLPRPQGESTAAGGMDSGETALPSESYPAPVSAPENSLPPDAAIAPPNTGTSTLVTRPASYNSLVNTNITVKDMGQPNGLLLSGGQLQSGIVFTLPNDLVITNAKLSLALKISPELASKNYNLQLMLNGQPLGAIPLNQSSDKSAVYQVDVPAAMIVATNNLSMSITGDNNALQCETDQLNKFWVSILPTSSIHLEGQQLNLGRNLGILPRPFFDIMQMKETKVAMAFPANIRADIIAAAAGVASWFGYQANYRDIDFPVQFDSLPEGNGILFGKPGEHIGDLILPESNGPSLQLIDNPINPVAKLLLVIGRNDGELRQAVWRLTSEDLPQDVSSLEVKPQSIPKSLPYDAPRWINTEHPVLLKSLVPNLDALTANGIYHDGIRVGFRAAPDLFMWDGETIPIHIGYRFPIENWIDENTSQLNVSINDTFLYNLPVNKKGLVETLWRKMGGDTRQESYSLRLAPYLIYGDNQLEFYFAINPKAGTPCNVLNNNNIKSRIEPDSYIDLSHTYHFTLLPNLSYFVGASFPFTRLADFSQTLIILPEKPSKTEVRTLLDLAARAGNSTGKPIINARVKLGIPANAQDDSLFTDNDILVVSVLEHADFAQTLFAGTSFHLENGVLSVKAPSTVEKVVDYLTGFWFRQQVEADRYLSSTDNWRGFLSFRSTWNPQKVVVMATATGDDQLVNIHGDLKSSSVNAGVRGDLAIITNENGVRSFSVGEQFPRGELPWYQMIVWYASQHIVILALLALLVSAMIGLSMYGLLKRRAALRLGKDPEK, encoded by the coding sequence ATGAAGGTGATATTGAGCAAACTATTGCCGTCAGTTTGGTTTGCCGCTGTGATGGTCTCTGGCTCTCTGATGTTCATGCCGGTCAGTGGATTTGCAGCCGATACAGTTTCAAGCGCAGGACAACAAATGACTGATGCGGTGACTGAAGGCGACTTCCCATTATTGCCTCGGCCGCAAGGAGAGAGCACCGCGGCAGGTGGCATGGACTCTGGCGAGACAGCACTCCCATCAGAGAGCTATCCCGCCCCCGTCAGTGCACCGGAAAATAGCTTACCGCCAGACGCGGCGATAGCCCCCCCTAACACGGGGACTTCCACCTTGGTAACACGTCCAGCGTCATACAATTCGCTCGTGAATACCAATATTACGGTGAAAGACATGGGGCAACCCAACGGCCTGCTATTAAGTGGGGGGCAGTTACAATCCGGTATCGTATTCACACTGCCAAATGACTTAGTGATCACCAACGCCAAGCTATCGTTGGCACTAAAAATATCGCCAGAATTGGCGAGCAAAAATTACAATTTGCAGTTAATGCTGAATGGGCAACCGCTGGGTGCGATACCCCTGAATCAATCCAGTGATAAAAGTGCGGTATATCAAGTGGATGTTCCCGCAGCGATGATCGTTGCGACCAATAATCTGAGCATGAGCATTACCGGTGACAACAATGCATTGCAGTGTGAAACCGACCAATTAAATAAATTCTGGGTGAGTATTTTACCGACCTCGAGTATTCATTTAGAAGGGCAACAACTGAATCTCGGTAGGAATCTAGGCATATTGCCACGGCCATTCTTCGATATCATGCAAATGAAAGAAACGAAAGTCGCCATGGCATTCCCAGCCAATATTCGTGCAGATATCATTGCCGCCGCCGCTGGTGTTGCTTCTTGGTTTGGTTATCAAGCCAATTACCGTGATATCGACTTCCCGGTACAGTTTGATTCATTGCCTGAAGGGAATGGGATCCTATTTGGCAAGCCCGGTGAACATATCGGGGACTTGATCCTGCCAGAGAGTAATGGCCCTAGCCTGCAATTAATTGATAACCCTATCAATCCAGTGGCTAAGTTATTATTGGTGATTGGCCGCAATGATGGAGAGCTGCGCCAAGCAGTTTGGCGTTTAACATCAGAAGACTTACCACAAGATGTCAGTAGCCTAGAGGTTAAACCGCAATCTATTCCTAAAAGTTTGCCGTATGACGCCCCACGTTGGATTAATACCGAACATCCGGTGCTGCTGAAGTCATTAGTGCCGAACTTAGATGCGCTTACCGCTAATGGTATTTACCATGACGGTATTCGTGTCGGATTCCGAGCGGCACCTGATCTATTTATGTGGGATGGCGAAACCATTCCAATCCATATTGGCTACCGGTTCCCGATTGAGAACTGGATTGATGAAAATACTTCCCAACTCAACGTCTCAATTAACGATACGTTCTTATATAACTTGCCGGTCAATAAAAAAGGGCTGGTTGAAACCTTGTGGCGGAAGATGGGCGGCGATACCCGTCAAGAAAGCTACTCACTCCGTTTAGCCCCTTATTTGATTTATGGCGATAACCAATTAGAGTTCTATTTCGCCATCAATCCCAAAGCGGGAACGCCGTGTAATGTATTAAATAACAACAATATTAAGAGCCGCATTGAGCCGGATTCTTATATTGACCTTAGCCATACTTATCACTTTACCTTGCTGCCGAATCTGTCTTATTTTGTCGGCGCATCTTTCCCTTTCACCCGCTTAGCTGATTTCTCGCAAACCTTGATTATCTTGCCGGAAAAACCCAGCAAAACGGAAGTTCGTACCTTGCTCGATTTAGCTGCTCGCGCAGGTAACTCAACGGGTAAACCCATTATCAATGCTCGAGTCAAACTCGGCATACCGGCGAATGCGCAAGATGACTCACTCTTCACGGACAACGATATTTTAGTGGTATCGGTGTTAGAACATGCAGATTTCGCCCAGACGTTATTTGCGGGAACGTCATTCCACTTAGAAAACGGGGTATTGTCGGTGAAAGCGCCGTCAACCGTGGAAAAGGTTGTCGATTATCTCACTGGATTTTGGTTCCGCCAGCAAGTTGAAGCCGATCGCTACCTCTCCTCTACCGATAATTGGCGTGGCTTCTTGAGTTTCCGCTCCACTTGGAATCCACAAAAAGTGGTGGTAATGGCCACCGCAACGGGTGATGACCAATTAGTCAATATTCATGGCGATTTGAAATCATCAAGCGTTAACGCTGGCGTTCGAGGTGATTTGGCGATTATTACCAATGAAAATGGCGTGCGCAGTTTTAGCGTCGGGGAACAGTTCCCGCGAGGGGAATTACCTTGGTATCAAATGATTGTTTGGTATGCCAGCCAGCATATTGTGATTCTGGCATTACTCGCCCTACTGGTTTCAGCCATGATTGGTTTGAGTATGTATGGCTTATTAAAACGCCGAGCAGCATTACGCTTAGGTAAAGATCCTGAAAAATGA
- a CDS encoding cellulose biosynthesis protein BcsC, giving the protein MKSSKVKSSMMNALYLSGVIGFAALPAFVQAAENTPAIKALLDQAAYWHEKAHNDLATSALQKILMVDPNNVDALYLMSLYASENGNKDEALEWRNKLTAASPQDPRLQSLDNAKVMQSISPSQLATARQFASQGNIPKAIESYQNVFNGNKPLDNLAVEYYLTMAGDPTTLPMAISGLQQRVAQLPNDTAARVALGKALTYQQATRRDGIAMLESMAASNREADAALRQALLWITPQPADERLYQAYQQRHPDDQVLADYYKKNIGGAAKGQGYSQLNSGDLASAKTQFESVLAINPNDGDALAGLGFIALRSGDFANAENYLNQAAKQGGANSAQLAAQAQDAHFYGELDKAKKALASGNIGSALALSAPLAQATGDKGTSVALFRADLLRRKGDLSGTEQAYRNILAQNPQNNDAKLGLYYVLQQQKQDAQAQQVLQTVPSNLRPVAAPAGINVDPIRREAALALQRNDPQGALNLLQQALAKQPSNIWVRLDMARILQQQGNAAQAQSLMAEAAMPGAPADNLYAAALFAAENKDWSTSHRLLNQIPPARQTKEIRALSDRVEFNQKMATADAYLANGDSANAAIILRGLAQNPPSAPSDVGNLAKDLMAAGDSTTAVNLVRKNISNGIHGKAGDYAAQISVLTQSGLTQEAEALLSNPAIQSSTSPIEISRLRMGTTINQADALREQGQYAAAYDKLIVALQNDPQNIDLMLAMGRLYQSGKMNDEAGKVYAYLLKRDPTNEGARVGAVNVALAKGDVQSARQLMLGMRGPRTPERLLLAARVAEAEGDHEQALALLRSAKGKMIGLEGADSVSGANIAGLQLVDNPFINQTTRTQARTGSLYGAVLPWQNAAGDGVVAGGVNNLAATASVAQSGTLKQVDQMMDSLQDKTASWAQGNISIRSRDGESGLSELTEAKAPLTFAGVPFDTSRLSFTVTPVSLNAGSTSGTGSNRFGTGALQQGLEVKNATEASALAATTSAAALAAATTAQLQAQTDRETACQGTGSATQACTDARLAENDANTAKQLAANNLITAQTFSPNDFTADSPGSQQESGVELALALAGEDYKADIGTTPLGQDMSSLIGGLQWAPKLGQFARLAMTAERRPVIDSLLSYVGATDRISGQKWGAVTKNGGGLNLSYDDGDAGLYAGVNYYSYLGDNVKSNNAITSSVGAYIRPYRYDDRELKTGVNISYMNFSKNLSYFSFGQGGYFSPQDYVSVSFPVEYSQHYGNWNYKLGGAVGYQSYSQDESKYFPNNPALQAQLEQYVRDGYSTESSYAAQSKNGIGYNFKADGSYNLQKNMQIGGQVGYDTFGDYSETTALIYFRYLLDGK; this is encoded by the coding sequence ATGAAGTCAAGTAAAGTGAAATCATCCATGATGAATGCCTTGTACCTCTCAGGGGTCATCGGATTTGCTGCACTTCCCGCTTTCGTACAAGCGGCGGAGAATACACCCGCGATAAAAGCGCTATTAGATCAAGCCGCCTATTGGCATGAGAAAGCGCATAATGATCTGGCGACGAGCGCGCTGCAGAAGATCTTGATGGTTGATCCTAACAACGTGGATGCACTGTATTTGATGTCGCTTTATGCCTCTGAAAACGGGAATAAAGATGAAGCGCTCGAATGGCGCAACAAATTGACGGCAGCCTCACCTCAAGACCCACGCTTGCAATCACTGGATAATGCCAAAGTCATGCAGTCTATTTCGCCGAGCCAATTAGCGACTGCACGCCAATTTGCCAGTCAGGGGAATATTCCTAAGGCGATTGAAAGCTATCAGAATGTCTTTAACGGTAATAAGCCGTTGGATAATTTGGCTGTCGAATACTATTTAACCATGGCGGGCGATCCGACTACTTTGCCAATGGCTATTTCGGGCTTACAGCAGCGAGTAGCGCAACTCCCCAATGATACTGCTGCGCGCGTGGCGCTGGGGAAGGCATTGACCTACCAGCAAGCAACACGCCGTGATGGTATCGCGATGCTCGAGAGCATGGCGGCAAGTAACCGTGAGGCTGATGCCGCATTGCGCCAAGCATTGCTTTGGATAACACCACAACCTGCCGATGAAAGATTGTATCAGGCTTATCAGCAGCGCCATCCTGATGATCAGGTTTTGGCTGATTATTATAAGAAAAACATTGGTGGGGCAGCGAAAGGTCAAGGCTATAGCCAACTGAATAGCGGCGATTTAGCCAGTGCAAAAACCCAGTTCGAATCTGTTTTGGCGATCAACCCTAACGATGGTGATGCACTGGCGGGCTTAGGCTTTATTGCATTACGCAGTGGGGATTTTGCCAATGCAGAAAACTACTTAAATCAGGCGGCAAAACAGGGTGGTGCTAATAGCGCACAGCTGGCCGCACAAGCGCAAGATGCGCATTTCTATGGCGAGTTGGATAAAGCCAAGAAAGCCCTAGCGAGCGGGAATATTGGTAGTGCATTAGCATTGAGCGCACCGCTTGCGCAAGCCACTGGCGATAAAGGTACCTCTGTGGCCCTGTTCCGAGCTGACTTATTACGCCGCAAAGGTGATTTAAGCGGCACAGAGCAAGCGTATCGCAATATTTTGGCGCAGAATCCGCAAAATAATGATGCAAAACTGGGTTTGTATTATGTCTTGCAGCAACAAAAGCAAGATGCACAAGCGCAGCAAGTCTTGCAAACCGTACCGAGTAACCTTCGACCAGTCGCTGCGCCCGCGGGTATTAATGTTGATCCTATTCGCCGTGAAGCGGCATTGGCCCTACAGCGCAATGACCCACAAGGTGCATTAAATCTGCTGCAACAGGCGCTGGCAAAACAGCCATCCAATATCTGGGTTCGTCTGGATATGGCAAGAATTCTGCAACAGCAGGGTAATGCCGCTCAGGCGCAAAGTTTGATGGCAGAAGCGGCTATGCCAGGTGCACCCGCAGATAACTTATATGCCGCCGCACTGTTTGCTGCCGAAAATAAGGATTGGTCCACCAGCCATAGGTTGTTGAACCAAATCCCGCCAGCTCGCCAAACCAAAGAGATCCGCGCGCTCAGTGATCGCGTCGAGTTCAATCAAAAAATGGCGACCGCAGATGCGTATCTGGCAAATGGCGATTCAGCGAATGCTGCCATTATTCTGCGTGGGCTGGCACAAAATCCCCCATCAGCCCCTTCTGATGTCGGCAATTTGGCGAAAGATTTGATGGCTGCCGGTGACAGCACGACGGCGGTGAATTTGGTGCGTAAAAATATCAGTAACGGTATTCATGGCAAAGCAGGTGATTACGCAGCACAAATTAGTGTGCTGACGCAATCGGGTTTGACGCAAGAAGCGGAAGCCTTACTGAGTAACCCCGCGATTCAAAGCAGCACTTCACCGATTGAAATCAGCCGGTTACGGATGGGAACCACCATCAATCAGGCAGATGCACTACGCGAACAGGGCCAATATGCGGCGGCGTATGACAAGTTGATCGTGGCGCTGCAAAACGACCCACAAAATATTGATTTGATGCTGGCAATGGGCCGTCTTTATCAATCCGGCAAAATGAATGATGAAGCGGGCAAAGTGTATGCTTACCTATTAAAACGTGATCCCACCAATGAAGGCGCACGCGTTGGTGCCGTTAACGTGGCATTGGCGAAGGGCGATGTGCAGAGCGCCCGCCAATTAATGTTAGGCATGCGTGGCCCGAGAACACCGGAACGGCTATTGCTGGCGGCCCGCGTGGCGGAAGCTGAAGGCGATCACGAACAGGCACTGGCCCTATTGCGTTCAGCCAAAGGGAAAATGATTGGACTGGAAGGTGCAGATAGCGTCAGTGGCGCCAACATTGCCGGCTTACAACTCGTCGATAACCCGTTCATTAACCAAACCACGCGCACTCAAGCCCGCACCGGTTCTCTCTATGGTGCCGTGTTACCGTGGCAAAATGCCGCCGGTGATGGCGTCGTGGCTGGTGGAGTCAATAATCTCGCGGCGACAGCCAGCGTGGCGCAAAGCGGCACGCTGAAACAAGTCGATCAGATGATGGACAGCTTGCAGGATAAAACTGCCAGTTGGGCGCAGGGCAATATCAGTATTCGTAGCCGCGATGGTGAATCGGGGCTAAGTGAATTGACCGAGGCAAAAGCGCCGTTAACCTTTGCCGGTGTGCCGTTTGATACCTCGCGCTTAAGCTTTACCGTGACCCCTGTTTCGCTTAATGCCGGTTCAACCTCCGGCACGGGCAGTAATCGTTTTGGTACTGGGGCGTTGCAACAAGGGTTGGAAGTTAAAAATGCCACTGAGGCATCAGCGCTGGCAGCGACAACTTCAGCAGCAGCACTGGCAGCGGCGACGACAGCTCAGTTACAAGCCCAAACCGACAGAGAAACGGCTTGTCAGGGAACTGGATCGGCAACCCAAGCATGTACCGATGCCAGATTGGCAGAAAACGATGCTAATACCGCTAAACAGTTGGCTGCCAATAATTTGATCACCGCTCAAACCTTTAGCCCAAATGACTTTACCGCTGACTCGCCAGGATCGCAGCAGGAATCTGGCGTTGAATTAGCACTGGCGCTGGCCGGTGAAGACTATAAAGCGGACATCGGCACCACGCCGTTGGGGCAAGATATGAGCTCCCTGATTGGTGGCTTACAGTGGGCACCGAAACTGGGGCAATTCGCCAGATTAGCCATGACGGCAGAACGCCGTCCAGTGATCGACAGCTTGCTGTCTTATGTGGGTGCGACAGACAGAATTAGTGGCCAAAAATGGGGGGCAGTCACTAAAAATGGCGGCGGGTTAAACCTCAGCTATGATGATGGCGATGCGGGTCTTTACGCGGGCGTCAATTATTACAGTTATCTCGGGGACAATGTTAAGAGCAACAACGCTATTACGTCCTCAGTCGGCGCTTATATTCGCCCTTATCGCTATGACGATCGCGAATTAAAAACGGGCGTAAACATCAGCTACATGAACTTCTCCAAAAACCTCAGCTACTTCAGCTTTGGTCAGGGGGGCTATTTCAGCCCACAAGATTATGTCAGCGTCTCTTTCCCTGTGGAATATAGCCAGCATTATGGTAACTGGAATTATAAATTGGGCGGTGCTGTGGGGTATCAATCCTATTCTCAAGATGAGAGTAAATACTTCCCCAATAATCCAGCACTGCAAGCGCAACTTGAGCAATATGTGCGCGATGGTTATAGCACAGAATCCAGTTACGCGGCGCAAAGCAAAAATGGCATTGGGTATAACTTCAAAGCGGATGGCAGTTATAACTTACAGAAAAATATGCAGATTGGGGGGCAAGTTGGCTACGATACTTTTGGTGACTACTCCGAAACCACTGCATTAATTTATTTCAGATACTTGTTGGATGGGAAATAA
- the bcsD gene encoding cellulose biosynthesis protein BcsD yields MQENNDLSQQLDYYRQHQHQSGWQNVVQVLFLGIQANAENADARAFLHSMGANLAQQQQLPLSHTVGELEDNINRLWANYHWGFVHIDANEQEIRLTHSAWPNTDNAGEQKQWKSAFAAFLAGIYGTWLNQQGGDPEINARWLDNEIEGPLVFRYKRGI; encoded by the coding sequence ATGCAAGAGAATAACGATCTTTCACAACAACTGGATTATTACCGCCAACACCAGCATCAATCAGGGTGGCAAAATGTGGTACAAGTCCTATTCTTAGGCATTCAGGCCAACGCTGAAAATGCCGATGCTCGCGCTTTTTTGCACAGCATGGGCGCGAATCTGGCGCAGCAACAACAATTGCCCCTGAGCCACACCGTGGGAGAGCTTGAAGATAATATCAACCGCTTATGGGCCAACTATCACTGGGGATTTGTGCATATCGATGCCAATGAACAAGAGATAAGATTAACGCACAGTGCATGGCCAAATACCGATAATGCTGGCGAACAAAAACAATGGAAAAGTGCCTTTGCCGCATTTTTAGCGGGTATTTATGGCACCTGGTTGAATCAACAAGGAGGTGACCCTGAAATTAATGCCCGATGGCTCGATAATGAAATCGAGGGTCCATTGGTATTCCGCTACAAACGCGGTATTTAA